GAGCGGCAAGGATAGTACGGGTGTGTCACTAGAGCGAGTCCACTGGGGACGAGAGAGGGATCGGGTCATAAACTATGAAGGATTTGGGAAAACCACAATGATGTATTGCTCCGGATTTTGGCAAAGGAGGCGGAGCTGATTGAGTGTTCAGTCTAAAACTGGATGGAAACATGGAGGATCGTTTAAGTTTTCACCCCTGCTCATTCATCGAATTTGAGCAAGTCTTTGTTCCCTACAAATTCCCCGTCATCGCCAGTCGCATGATGGCCGCTTGTCCGAAGGGGCCCAATCCCCAGACCGCCAAGGCCATGAACCCGATCGCACCGAGCGCGCGAAGGATTTGCAGCAGGGGACTGCGATCCGGGCTCCAGAAGAGTCCGATGGTTTCAAAGCAGAGGATGAGCAAGCCGATCACCAATGTGCCCAGCCCTGCGATCCAAAACCCCGAGCCCTGTCCAAAAGCGGGGTCCATCCATCGGGCCCATGCGAAGGTGGCCACCGTCAGAGCTTGGATTCCGATGAGGTACGATCCGCCGAAGGTCCAGAACATGGATGCCATGGTACCACGATCTCACGTGGGAAGCACGATCCGGAAGGTCGCGCCCTGGCCGGGCGGGCTTTCCACTTCGGCGAAACCTCCGTGGGCCTGGGCGGTTTCCTTCACGATGGCCAATCCCAAACCGGTTCCGCCCATGTCGCGCGAGCGACCGTGGTCGGCGCGGTAGAAACGCTCGAACAGATGCGCGATCGACTCGGCGGGTACACCGGACCCCTGGTCGGAAACCTCGATGCGCCAGGCGGTGGCGTCTTTGAGAACGCGTACTTCCACCGTGGTGCTGGGCGGGGAGTGGCGAACGGCGTTGGAGAGGAGGTTGATCAAGGCGCGGACCAGTTGGTTTCTGTGGCCGGATACCCGGGCGTGGTCGGCGCAGTCGAGGGCGATTCGGATCCGCTTGGAAAAAGCCTGTGCAGCGAGGGTCTCGATCGCTTCCTGGCAGGCGCCCTCGAGATCGATCTCTTCCCGCCTGCGGGCGGGGAGTTCGTTCACTCTCCCGAGGTCCAACAGATCGCGCACGACGTTCTCCAGGTGGAGGGTTCCTTGCTCGATGCGCTGGAGAGCCTTTCGACGGAATTCGTCAGATTCGTCGTCCAGGAGCGTTTCCGTCCAGCCACGGATGGAGGTCAGCGGCGTTTTGAATTCGTGGGACGCATCGGAGATCAATCGCGACTTCATCCTCTCGGCGCGCAATTTGTCCGTGACATCCTGCAGGGAAACCATCCACCCGTTGCCGTCGGAATCCACCGACGCGGGCCACACACGCGCCTCGTGGGCGGCGCCGTCGCGTTCGATGGAGAAGACGGAGGGCCCGCTGCGCGACAGGGCGCGTCGGAGGTCGTCGAGAAACTCGATGTCGCCCACGACGGAAACGGCGGGTCGGCCACGGGCGGCCGCCTTCGGAACGCCCATCCGCAAGGTGCGGCACGCGGAGGTGTTGCAGGCGAAGATCCTCTGTCGGCCATCCAGCAAAAGCACGCCTTCGGAGAGGGAGTCCAGCAGCCGACCCAGCCTCCGTTCGCCCCAGGAAGACAAAATCCGGCGGCGGCGCAGGTCCATGGCCAAGGTCGCGACCAACTGGGCATCCTCGTCGGGGAGGGTCGCATGGATGCCGTGGCCGGCGGAAGCGGCCTTGGCGACCTGGTCGAGATGCCGGATGCGCTGCCGTTCCCGGTAGACGAAACCCGCGTAGATCAGCGCGGGAAACAGCAAGCCGAGGCTGGCCGCGATGCTCGCGAGCGTCCATGCCGATTTGGGAATCCCTCCTCCGCGGATGGCCCACGAGAGCCGGACGATCCGTCCCTCGGGTAGATCGCGTTCTGCCACCAGGCTGGGCGAACCCAATTCCGGCGCGTAGCGCAACGCCGCGGAATCCCCCCTGGGCAGCATCCGATCGGACGAATCGAAAACGCCTAGGACGATACCTCCGCCAGGAAAAGTGTGGGCGAACGGGTTGGCCAGAGGGGCGCTGAGGTGCGATTTGGCGAGGTCTGCTTGGGATTCCAGGTGCTCACGGTTCAGCCGCAAAGCCTCCCCTTGCCACAGGTGGAGCAGGCCCCAGATGGAAAGACTCCAACCGATCGCGATCAGAACCAGCCCGATGATCAACGGGCGGTGGCGTTGGTTCATCCGGACAATCCCTCCGCTGGACACTTACCCGTGACATCGAGGAACCGGACCGTCACCACGGAAAAGGGCCAAGGGAATTCCATCCTGGACCAGTCGTGAAGTCGAACCGAACGGGGGGATTCGAACAGCACCTCGTACAGCGGGGCGTTTGAGCATTCGGCAAGCCAGAACGGGCCCGGTTTGGCGACGTTGGCGGGGCCTTTGGGCCCATCCCAGGCCGTGACCACGGGGCGACCGCGACACAGCGACGCCAGAAGCCGGCGCGTGCCGACCACGGCTCCTCGGGAGCTGGAGGCCCGAACGAGTTCGAGACCTCCGCCTTCGAGCAGATCTGCCAGAATTTGTCCATCCCTTGACGCGGAGACCAGGGCGGTGGCCGGCCAATTCCGGAAAAAGGCCGCTGCGGGGGGGACGTTGCGGTGCCAAAAGGCGAAAACGGCCGTACCGGACGGAACGGCCTCGGCCATCCGCCAGCGGAGGGTCCCCATCCACAGCCGGACGAGCGTTTTGATCAACCAGTTCATGCCCACGGAAGGAAAGCTACCCATAGCGGGACCGGAAGGCGTATTCGGCGCCCCTACCGGTTTCGATGAACTTGCGTATGTTTTGGCGAAGGATCTCTGCTGGAGGTTGGATGGATCAGGCCGGTTGCGACAGGGATGTGCTCGGGGAGCAGATCGTGCGGTTCTTCCGGCAGCATCGGGAGGAGTGGCGCAAGTTCGTTTCCGAATTTCTGCCAGCGAGCAATCGCCCCCCTCTGCAGGTCATGGCGAAATTTTTTGTGATCCGGTCCAACCAGCCATTCGACATGCAGGCCTACATGAGGGCCCAGGCGGAATACATCCGGGAGTCCATGAGCGGGAGCCTTGAGGCCCTTTCCGCCGTGGAACGCCAGAAACTGGTTGCCGAATGGTTGCGCAACCACGCGCAGAGCCACCGGGATCAGATCATCCTGGAGCAGGCGCGATGCATCGAACAGTGTGCGGACCTGATCGATCCGGTCCTCGCCGAGTTGCTCGAAGACCCCGTTCCCTCCACCTGATCGATCCACCGCCCGTCGGACGAGGTGACTCGCTTTTTCCAGCGAGCGCTATCTTTTCGAGGTCATGCCCATCGCCGAGAACGAGATCAAGCAGCGGGTGCTCCATGGGGATCCGACCGTGGCTCCCGAATTCTGCCGTGTATGGCTCCAGGCTGTATCCCGTACCTTCGCCTTGAACATCAAGGTTTTACCCACCGAACTGGAAGAAGCGGTCCGGTTGGCGTACCTGTTCATGCGCATCGCCGATACCGTGGAAGACGACCGCCAGATGCCTCCCCAGGTCCGCCAAGAACTGCTGGAGAGGTTTGTCCGGTGCTTCGACGCTGCCGGTGGGGATGCCGACGAAATCCGCGGTTTCTTGGATGCATTGCCCACTGATTGGGTAGGGGATGACCATCCCGATCGG
This DNA window, taken from Fibrobacterota bacterium, encodes the following:
- a CDS encoding DUF374 domain-containing protein, translating into MNWLIKTLVRLWMGTLRWRMAEAVPSGTAVFAFWHRNVPPAAAFFRNWPATALVSASRDGQILADLLEGGGLELVRASSSRGAVVGTRRLLASLCRGRPVVTAWDGPKGPANVAKPGPFWLAECSNAPLYEVLFESPRSVRLHDWSRMEFPWPFSVVTVRFLDVTGKCPAEGLSG